CATGTTGGCCAGCACGACTATGATGATGTCGTTGCGGCTTTTGTCAAAGGTGAAATCCGTGAAGGCCAGGTGTGCGCCCAGCAAAGCGGCAATTACCATAAAGCCTAGCACCTTCAAGCCGGTGGCTTTGCCGCTGCCCAGCTTGGGAAAGCGCATGAAAACCAGAAAAAAGCACCCAAACGTGAGGAGAGAAGTCAATTGATCTACCCAGGCTGCGCCCTGCAGACCAAACCAGTTCAAGTGCCGGATGACCAGCGCAAAAAACAACAGCAGCGCCCCGCGTTTGAATACGTTCAAGATCACTTCGGACCATTGCCCCTGTTCCAGCTTTTTACGCATGGCCAGCGGGAACGCCGCTCCCATGGTAAACAGGAAAAACGGAAACACCAGGTCTACCCACGTAATTCCCGGCACCGCTGGGGTATAGGCGAAATCAGGTGGACCAACCTGGGCATGGAACATCCAGCCCGGCCACGGTGCCTCATGCGGAAACACCCCTGAAAACACCATGCCTATGATGGCCAGTCCCCGCAGTGCATCAATGCCCAAGGCACGCGCCGGCGCCGGTTGCTTCTCAGCTCCGGGAGACGGGGTGTGCGGCTTTGTATCTGGAACGGCGGCGGCAAGTGTAGCCATGTCTGCTGTGGGTTAGGGTAGTATTATTCTGTCTGGTAGGTGGTATTTCTTGTTAAAATCTTGTGGAGCCTTTGCCCATGTCAAGTTGGTTAATTGTCACCCTGCCCGGCCCTGGCTAACAATAGCGCCATGTGTGGAGAGCGCCCGCTGTTGGCCAGATGCTTCTGGGCAGGGATGACAATCAATGGGAAATATGCTACAAAAAAGTTCTTCCGTTTTTGGTCTCTTTTCTGGAAAACAGGCCAAAAACAGTTATTCCGTTAGGCCGCGTTTCAGTTCATTCCACCAGCCTTCATTGATCACGTGCACAATGTCAAAGACCATGGCCCCGTCTGACTTGGCGCGGCACATCTTCAGGGCTTTCACAAACTGCTCTGGATGCCCTTTGTACTGGTCTACATATACCCCGGCATACACGGGGGCTTTGCCTTTCACAATGTTCATGGCCATCTCCGCAGAACCCTCCACGGTGTACCAGTCCTCAGTGCCTTTGTTTTGGCCGGCCTCGGTGCGGTTGACCGTGGTCACGTTAATGGTTTTGGCTTCTTTCTTCTCTACCTCAAAGTAGTAGCTGCCGGTGGTGTACAAGTCCAGGGCCTCGGCGTAGCCGAAGTTCTTGTAATTGGGTGTGGCCCAGCTGTAGGTCTGTGACGGGTCATATTCCTTGCTGGCCCAGTTCACGCCCACCTCATAATAAGTAGGGTACCAGGAACCGGTGTAATCCCCGAAGATGAGTTTAGGGTTAATGGCCTTCAGCTCTTGGCGGGCGGCGTACACAAAGTCATGAATCACTTTGGCGCGCCACTCAATCCATTGCTTGTATAAAGGGCCCGGCACGCGCTCGGCCTTGCCCTCTGGGGTTTTGGCGTCTTTGGAATAGGTGTAAATGTCTGCGGGGAAGTTGGCTACGGGCTTACCAATGTACTGCTCAAACATCTTTCTGGAAGCCGCTGAGAAATCAGCCTCTATGCCGTCATAGCGCACGCGGTCCAGGATGATGCCGTCCAGCTTGGGGTACAGGGTGATGAGCTCTTTGAGAATGCCCATCTCATACTGCTGCACGGCCGGCAACGCGGGGTTCACCATGGCCGAGTACTTGGTCTTAATCTGGGTGATAGGCGTCATACCCTGGGCAGTATAGTTCAACGACTGCCAGTCTTTCTTGGCTGGGTCTGCATACACCGGCCCGCGGTTGAAGTGGTTATGGCCCGCCACGAAAATATTGGTAGACGCGTGTACCGTCATGCCCAGTTTGTGCGCCTGCTCAATAAAGGCCGTCAACAGATCAAACTTCTCGGTTTTGGTGAAGCCCGCCCACTCGTTCATGACCGGCGCCAGTTTGCTGGGGTATAGTACCTCGCCTGAGATGGGTTTCACATCCACCACCACATCGGTCACGCCTGCGTCTTTAGACTTTTTGAGGTAGTAGGCAATGGAGTCTTGAAACGAGAAGCGCTTGAAATTGGCCGTGGCGTCAAAGTACAGCAGGTTGCGGTTCTTGAACCCGCCCATAGTTGAGGCAGAGCTTTGCGTGGCCGTAGTGACCGGACGGCCGCACATGCTCAGGGCACTTGCGGTTACCAGTAGGGCGCCAATTAAGATGGATTTCTTCATGAATGCGTGTAGGGGAAGTAGGTATTCAATGGGTTCATGGACAAGTCAGCAGATGGCCGTTTTTGGGCTGTTTTTTTAGAAAACAGCCCAAAAACGAAGATTTACTTTGAGCCCAGCGCGGCTGCCTGCTGCGTTAGCTGCCCGTTAAAATCAATGGGAAGCGCAAACGGGTTCAGGAAATGGTCTAGAATCACGGCGGCCTGGCATCTGGTCAGCTCTAATCCTTCAGAAGCCGGGGTGTTCAATTTTAACTGGCTCCAGTCTGCGGCCACTTTCTGGTAGGTAAGAGCCGGGTTGATGGTGGCCAGTACTTCGGTTAGATACTTGAGCGTGATTTTAGCGCCGGAGGCCTGGGTGGTTTTCAGTTGCGGGTAATAGGTTTTAAGGCCAGACACCACGTCATGTTCGCTGGCGGGGTACTCTGGGTAGAACCAAGTCTGGTTGGCCCACTTGTAAGCAATGCCGGTGCCTTTTAGAATGCCCGTGGCCCCTATGCGCTGCAAAGCGGCAAAATGCGCATCTTGCGGCTTCACGTCTATGAACGGCATGATGTAGGCATTGGAAGACAGCAAGGCCTGCTGCACGTCTCTGATGTTCACCTCTCTTGGCTGCACGTTCTTCTGGAGGCTCACCGCTGCCAAGGCGCCGGCTGCCTGGCCTAAGCCCAGCACCACCGGTTGCAGACGGGTGGCCCCGTTTACAATGTTGGTCACGCTAATGCTCTTCTCGGCCACAATCAACCCATCCACTCCCTGCGGAATGAGCGAACCCAGCGGCACGTTGTAAGACGGCACTTTTATCTTCACAAAGTCAATGTTAGGCGCCGACGGATTCTTGAGGTGGTGGTGGTCAATGGTGTAGTCCCCCACGGCCACGCCGGTGCGGTAGTAGGCTTCTTTCTGGTCATAAGGTTTTTCCACGTGGTGCACGGCCAGCTTGGCCAGGCCCTTCAGCCTTCTGGACTCGCGGTGGTACGGAATCATGGGCAATTTATCTGCCGTTGGGAATTCATCTTCTGCTATGCCAAAGTTCTTGAACCCTAGCTCCGTCTGCAGGTAGTACACAAACCGTAACGTGTGCAGCTTGGCCTCCTTGAGGGCTTCTGCGCGCTGGGCCGGCGTCTTCTCAATGATGTTCATATAAATATCATTGCCGCACTTAGGCCAGTTGATCATGTATTTGTTGTTGGGCAGCTTGCCGTAACCCATCATTTGCAGGCAGTTGTTGTTGGGACCGCCGTCTGCGGCAGGGTCAGAGACGTCACAGGCGCAGTCAAACTCCTTGGGGTTGTAGCCGGCCGGTTTTTTAATGGTCTTGTCCTGTCCTTTGGGGTATTCTTTTAAGATGACCACGTAAGTCAAATCCTGTACAATGTCATTGGCCTGTGCTGGGGCGTATTCTTCACCGCTTACCGAGCGACTGTCCATACCAATGTCATATTTAGCACCGGCACGAGCCATGACATCACCTAACTCGGTGGCGTCTAGCAGCATTTTGGCTTCAATGGTACGGCTCTTCTTCCCGGTTTTCACGGTCACCTTCCAACCGTTGCCTTGTCTTTTTATGTCTTGCCACGCGGTATTGTACACTACAGACAGGTTCTTTTCTTTGGCAACCAGCTCTTTTAAGATGCGGTTACCGGTGCTGGGCTCAAACAGGGTATTGCTCACCCAGCCGGTTTCTACCGCTGCCGGCCCGCCGTAGTAGTTGTAGAGCTGTTGCCTGAACTCGCCCCACAAGCCTGAGGGCATTTGATGGTTACCGTCTATGGCAGACACTCCCGCCGAGGTGAGCATGCCTCCCAGCCAAGGCGTTTCTTCCACAATGACCACCTTCACTCCCATGCGGGCCGCCTGAATACCAGCCGTGGTACCGCTGGCACCGCCACCAATAATCAACAAATCTGTCTTAAGCGTTTGCGCCTGGGTAGAGAGTAGTCCTAAACAGAGGAAAAGGACCACAGAGAGGAGAGTGGAAAAGAAGTGTCGCATAGCGGTAGTTTGTACACCTCTAAATTATTCCTCTTTTTTAATAACCGCAAACTATTATTAATTTTTTTTATTAAGTTTTATTATTTATTAAATCTATACAGTTTCCTGATGCCACTGAGCAATTGCCTTGCCTGTGCTTGGTTGTGGTGAATGAACATTGCCAGAAAACCTCTTAGGGAATAAAAAGCCACCCGTCGTTTTTGGGCTGTTTCTGAGAAAACAAGCCAAAAACGACGGGCGGCGCATGAAGTGTCCCTCCTTTTACTTGGCGGTCATGGAGGGCGGCCGCTGCGTCTCCTGGCTTGCCCAGGTCTTGTTGGGTTGGCTGCCCATGGTAAAGGTCAACTTACCACCGGCCATTACCTCCTGGTGCGTAATGTAGGAGCGCTGGAGTGGTTGTCCGTTCAAAGAAACCGCCTGGATGTATTTGTTCTGGGTGTTGTTGTTTTTGGCTTCCACCTCAAAATACCTTCCCCTGCCCACGTTTATCTTTGCCTGTTTCACCAGTGGACTGCCCAGCACATACTTGCCATCTGCTGGGTTTACCGGATAAAAGCCCATTGCACTGAACACGTACCAAGCACTCATTTGACCGCAGTCTTCATTCCCCGCCAACCCGTCTGGCTGCGCGCTGTACATGGTGGTTAAGATCTGCCTTACCTTCTCCTGGGTTTTCCAGGGCTGACCGGCATAGTTGTACAGGTAGGCAATGTGGTGGCTGGGCTCGTTGCCGTGGGCGTACTGGCCAATCAAACCAGAAATGTCCGGAGACACGTTTTCCCCCTCCATCTTTGAAGAGGCATTGAAGGTAGAATCTATGTGCTGTACAAAGGCTCTTTCTGAGCCGAACAGGTTGATAAGCCCCTGCACGTCATGTGGTACAAACCAGCTGTGCTGCCAGGTGGTGCCCTCAATGTATGCCCCCTCAAACCCGTGCTCAGAGTAGAACGGATTAAAAGGCGTTACCCACGAACCGTCTGCCTTCTTGCCCCGCATAAAAAGCATCTGCTTGTCAAAGAGGGCGCGGTAAGAGGCGGCACGTTTCAGGTATTTCTGGTAGTCTGCTTGCTTACCTAACTTCTTGGCCACTTGGGCAATGCACCAGTCATCATAAGCGTACTCCAGCGTCTTGGTCACTGACCAGCCGTCTTTGTCTGCCGGAATGTAGCCGTAGGTGCGGTAGAAGTCGGTGCCGCGCACGTTCTGGGCGGCGCTGGCTTCCATGGCGGCGTAAATCTCCTCGGCCTTGTCAGGAAGGAAGCCCTTTAAAAGCGCATCTGCCAGAACAGGCACGGCGTGGTAGCCGGTCATGGTGTTGGTTTCATTGCCAGACAGCTCCCAAACCGGCAACAGCTTATGTTCTTTGAACCCTTGCAACAGGGAGTGCATCATGTCTGGCACCCGGTCTTGCTGCGTGATGGTATACAGCGGGTGCGCCGCCCTGAACGTGTCCCAGAGGGAGAAGGTGCTGTACCGCTGAAAAGGCACCGTAGTGACAGAGTCTTTGGCTCCTTTGTACTGACCTTGCACATCTGAGAACAAGGTGGGCGCCAATGCGCTGTGGTACAGCGCCGAATAAAAGATGGTACTCATGCCCGGCTCTATGAAAGAAGCCTCAATCTTGTCCATCTCAGAAGTCCACTGCTTTCTGGCCTTTTGCGCCACTTGGGTAAAGCCCCAACCCGGCAGTTCCTTCTGAATGTTCTGCAACGCCCCCTTCTCACTCGCGCTGGAAATGCTCACTTTCACCAACAAAGGCGCCTTGCCCTTTTTGAACGTGAACAAGGCCTTGACTTTTCTTCCCTTTATCTGTCTTCCAGAGACTTTTTGCAGACTATCATATACGTCTACTTTCTGAATGGGCTCTGAGAAGACGGCAGCGAAATACACCCACTGCTGCCGGGCCCAGCCGCTGGACTTCCGGAGGCCGGTCACCAAGGTGTCATTCACCACGGTGAGGTTGGTCTCTGTGGGTTTGTCCCAATTGATGGCAAAGCCCAGGTCCAGCATAACACCTTTGGCAGAGTCTGCCGGAAACTGATATTGGTGCAAAGCCACCCGCTCCGTGGTGGTGAGCGCCACGGCAATGTGGTTGTCCAACTGCACGGTATACAAGCCCGGGGTGGCCGTCTCATTCTTATGCGAAAATTTCTGCCGGGGGTTCTTCTGTAGGTCAGACACGTACTGCGGCATAAGGGAAACATCCACTAAATCCCCGATGCCCGTACCGCTCAGGTGCGTCTGACTGAACCCGGCAATGAGACTGTCTGAGTAATGATACCCTGAGCACCAATCCCAACCCTGAGTGCCATTGTCTGGACTTGCCTGCACCATGCCAAACGGTACCGAGGCGCCGGGGTAGGTGTGCCCGTGACCGCCCGTTCCAATAAACGGATCTACTGCGTCTACCCCTGTTTTTTCCTTGTCGTTCCCGCCTTGTCTCTGCAGGGCGCAACCAGCCACCAGGCCCATGGTTACCAACACGCCCAATGCGCTTATTTTCAATGAGTGTATCTGCATGCTATACTGTAGTGTAGACTATTCGTTTTTGGCCTGTTTTCTGGAAAACTGGCCAAAAACGGAATGATGGATTACTTTTTCACCTGGTTTTTAAGGCTTGGAAACGGCAGAGGCTCTGGGTACATTCTCTTGAAGAATTCCTTATGCTTTTTGATACCCTCATAGAAAAAATACACCTCTCCCTGAATACCGCGGCCCCGGTTGTAGTCTATGATTTGGGTAAGCAGAGAATCTGGGGCCGTGTACTGGTCTACCTGCAACAGAACACCCGGGTAAAAGCCCTGCGGGTTGAAAGTACCTAATTGCTGCTCCAGAATCTTGTCCATTTCT
The nucleotide sequence above comes from Nibribacter ruber. Encoded proteins:
- a CDS encoding alpha amylase family protein, producing the protein MKKSILIGALLVTASALSMCGRPVTTATQSSASTMGGFKNRNLLYFDATANFKRFSFQDSIAYYLKKSKDAGVTDVVVDVKPISGEVLYPSKLAPVMNEWAGFTKTEKFDLLTAFIEQAHKLGMTVHASTNIFVAGHNHFNRGPVYADPAKKDWQSLNYTAQGMTPITQIKTKYSAMVNPALPAVQQYEMGILKELITLYPKLDGIILDRVRYDGIEADFSAASRKMFEQYIGKPVANFPADIYTYSKDAKTPEGKAERVPGPLYKQWIEWRAKVIHDFVYAARQELKAINPKLIFGDYTGSWYPTYYEVGVNWASKEYDPSQTYSWATPNYKNFGYAEALDLYTTGSYYFEVEKKEAKTINVTTVNRTEAGQNKGTEDWYTVEGSAEMAMNIVKGKAPVYAGVYVDQYKGHPEQFVKALKMCRAKSDGAMVFDIVHVINEGWWNELKRGLTE
- a CDS encoding FAD-dependent oxidoreductase; amino-acid sequence: MRHFFSTLLSVVLFLCLGLLSTQAQTLKTDLLIIGGGASGTTAGIQAARMGVKVVIVEETPWLGGMLTSAGVSAIDGNHQMPSGLWGEFRQQLYNYYGGPAAVETGWVSNTLFEPSTGNRILKELVAKEKNLSVVYNTAWQDIKRQGNGWKVTVKTGKKSRTIEAKMLLDATELGDVMARAGAKYDIGMDSRSVSGEEYAPAQANDIVQDLTYVVILKEYPKGQDKTIKKPAGYNPKEFDCACDVSDPAADGGPNNNCLQMMGYGKLPNNKYMINWPKCGNDIYMNIIEKTPAQRAEALKEAKLHTLRFVYYLQTELGFKNFGIAEDEFPTADKLPMIPYHRESRRLKGLAKLAVHHVEKPYDQKEAYYRTGVAVGDYTIDHHHLKNPSAPNIDFVKIKVPSYNVPLGSLIPQGVDGLIVAEKSISVTNIVNGATRLQPVVLGLGQAAGALAAVSLQKNVQPREVNIRDVQQALLSSNAYIMPFIDVKPQDAHFAALQRIGATGILKGTGIAYKWANQTWFYPEYPASEHDVVSGLKTYYPQLKTTQASGAKITLKYLTEVLATINPALTYQKVAADWSQLKLNTPASEGLELTRCQAAVILDHFLNPFALPIDFNGQLTQQAAALGSK
- a CDS encoding GH92 family glycosyl hydrolase; its protein translation is MQIHSLKISALGVLVTMGLVAGCALQRQGGNDKEKTGVDAVDPFIGTGGHGHTYPGASVPFGMVQASPDNGTQGWDWCSGYHYSDSLIAGFSQTHLSGTGIGDLVDVSLMPQYVSDLQKNPRQKFSHKNETATPGLYTVQLDNHIAVALTTTERVALHQYQFPADSAKGVMLDLGFAINWDKPTETNLTVVNDTLVTGLRKSSGWARQQWVYFAAVFSEPIQKVDVYDSLQKVSGRQIKGRKVKALFTFKKGKAPLLVKVSISSASEKGALQNIQKELPGWGFTQVAQKARKQWTSEMDKIEASFIEPGMSTIFYSALYHSALAPTLFSDVQGQYKGAKDSVTTVPFQRYSTFSLWDTFRAAHPLYTITQQDRVPDMMHSLLQGFKEHKLLPVWELSGNETNTMTGYHAVPVLADALLKGFLPDKAEEIYAAMEASAAQNVRGTDFYRTYGYIPADKDGWSVTKTLEYAYDDWCIAQVAKKLGKQADYQKYLKRAASYRALFDKQMLFMRGKKADGSWVTPFNPFYSEHGFEGAYIEGTTWQHSWFVPHDVQGLINLFGSERAFVQHIDSTFNASSKMEGENVSPDISGLIGQYAHGNEPSHHIAYLYNYAGQPWKTQEKVRQILTTMYSAQPDGLAGNEDCGQMSAWYVFSAMGFYPVNPADGKYVLGSPLVKQAKINVGRGRYFEVEAKNNNTQNKYIQAVSLNGQPLQRSYITHQEVMAGGKLTFTMGSQPNKTWASQETQRPPSMTAK